A region of uncultured Desulfobacter sp. DNA encodes the following proteins:
- a CDS encoding SPFH domain-containing protein, with protein MKELMRKLILLPAVILMVLLAGCVPHSTDSTEVGVRTIKFSFFGKKGVEDKYYAPGSTYFFMPFINDWNTFDTKLQNLEMTYDSNKGDRRTRDDLLFKTIDGNDISLDVIIVYKIDPAKAPYILQHVAKNDRDLRQKIVRTVARSKPRDIFGELKTEEFYVAANRGAQAQKTKEYLQTMFKPMGIIIEKVLTKDYRFNSKYQKAIEDKKVADQLVEKNKSAQHAAQEEYNRKLEEARGEVNRMIADVDGEFMKAKIEADAYYEQQQLLAKAIQAEGEAEAKGIQEMNKAMSSAGGEALVKMKIAEALQGKKVILLPVSEGGMNLKTTNINELIQTMGVKKLAD; from the coding sequence ATGAAAGAACTGATGAGAAAACTGATTCTTTTGCCGGCTGTGATCTTGATGGTTCTCCTGGCCGGCTGCGTTCCCCATTCCACGGACAGCACCGAAGTGGGCGTCAGAACCATCAAATTTTCATTTTTTGGGAAAAAGGGCGTGGAAGACAAATATTATGCGCCGGGTTCCACCTACTTTTTCATGCCCTTTATCAATGACTGGAATACCTTTGACACCAAGCTTCAAAACCTTGAAATGACTTATGATTCGAACAAGGGCGACAGAAGGACCCGGGACGATCTGCTGTTTAAAACCATAGACGGCAACGACATCAGCCTAGATGTTATTATCGTATATAAAATTGATCCTGCAAAGGCCCCCTATATCCTGCAGCATGTCGCAAAAAACGATCGGGATCTTCGACAGAAAATCGTGCGCACCGTTGCCCGGAGCAAACCCCGGGATATTTTCGGCGAACTGAAAACAGAAGAGTTTTACGTTGCCGCAAACCGGGGTGCCCAGGCCCAGAAAACAAAGGAATACCTGCAAACCATGTTCAAACCCATGGGCATCATCATTGAAAAGGTGCTGACCAAGGATTACCGGTTTAATTCCAAATACCAGAAAGCCATTGAGGATAAAAAGGTGGCTGACCAGCTGGTTGAAAAGAATAAATCTGCCCAGCATGCGGCCCAGGAAGAGTACAACCGAAAACTCGAGGAGGCCAGGGGCGAAGTCAACCGGATGATCGCCGATGTGGACGGAGAATTCATGAAAGCCAAAATCGAGGCAGATGCTTATTATGAACAACAGCAGCTGCTTGCCAAAGCCATTCAGGCGGAAGGAGAGGCCGAGGCCAAGGGTATTCAGGAAATGAACAAGGCCATGAGCAGCGCCGGGGGCGAAGCCCTGGTCAAGATGAAAATCGCCGAAGCTCTACAGGGCAAAAAAGTAATTCTTTTGCCTGTTTCCGAAGGCGGAATGAATTTGAAAACAACCAATATCAACGAGTTGATCCAGACAATGGGAGTTAAAAAGCTGGCAGACTAA
- a CDS encoding hydrogenase small subunit → METNSSKKFYEVLESKGVSRRDFLKYCTALTATMGLSYSCVGQVAEKIEKAAAIRPPVVWLHFSECTGCSEAFLRTPDVGGIILETISVEYHETIMAAAGEQAEKSLHDAVEKYKGKFVCIVEGAVGTSYNGAYGKVSGKTFLDIAREIIPKAAATICVGTCSAYGGISAAAPNPGGYKGVKDAIGVETINLPGCPFNPLNLLATILKYLGNEKMELDDYGRPLFAYGETVHDNCPRLEHYDNEEFVEEFGSKEAELGYCLYKMGCKGPETYNNCPTAKFNDATSFPIQAGHPCIGCSEPGFWDNMTPFYEEM, encoded by the coding sequence ATGGAAACAAATTCCAGCAAAAAATTTTATGAAGTATTAGAATCAAAAGGGGTCTCAAGAAGAGACTTTCTCAAGTACTGCACAGCCCTGACCGCAACCATGGGCTTGTCTTACTCCTGTGTGGGGCAGGTGGCCGAAAAGATTGAAAAAGCGGCTGCGATACGTCCCCCGGTGGTGTGGCTGCACTTTTCTGAATGTACCGGGTGTTCAGAAGCATTTCTAAGAACTCCGGATGTGGGCGGCATCATCCTGGAAACCATTTCCGTGGAATACCATGAAACCATCATGGCTGCAGCCGGTGAACAGGCCGAAAAAAGCCTCCATGATGCTGTTGAGAAATACAAGGGTAAATTTGTCTGCATTGTGGAAGGAGCCGTCGGAACCAGCTACAACGGTGCCTACGGTAAGGTTTCCGGTAAAACTTTTCTTGACATTGCCCGGGAAATCATTCCCAAAGCGGCAGCAACCATCTGCGTGGGCACCTGTTCCGCCTACGGCGGCATATCAGCTGCCGCACCCAACCCCGGCGGGTATAAAGGTGTAAAAGATGCCATCGGTGTTGAGACCATCAACCTGCCCGGTTGTCCTTTCAATCCCTTAAACCTGCTTGCCACCATCCTCAAGTATTTAGGCAACGAAAAGATGGAACTTGACGATTACGGCAGACCCCTCTTTGCTTATGGCGAAACCGTCCATGACAACTGTCCGCGCCTTGAACACTATGATAACGAGGAGTTTGTCGAGGAGTTCGGGTCCAAGGAAGCCGAACTGGGATACTGTCTTTACAAAATGGGCTGTAAAGGCCCTGAAACCTATAATAATTGTCCCACCGCAAAATTTAACGATGCGACAAGTTTTCCCATCCAGGCCGGTCATCCCTGCATTGGCTGCAGCGAGCCCGGTTTTTGGGACAACATGACACCGTTCTACGAAGAGATGTAG
- a CDS encoding nickel-dependent hydrogenase large subunit, whose translation MGKRIIVDPITRIEGHLRIEVEVENGKVVDAWSSGQMFRGIEIMLKGRDPRDAHHFVQRSCGVCTYVHALASVRAVEKACNIQIPENARIIRNLLHGTQFQHDHIVHFYHLHALDWVDIVSALSADPAKTAKLSENVSGRPQNSAYFSEVQTRLKTFVNSGQLGPFNNAYWGHSAYSLPAEANLMAASHYIEGLKLQAKAARMHAIFGGKNPHPQSLVVGGITSVKDLTPERIDEYTQIWKETKAFIDEVYIPDLLAVASFYKEWGAIGGNNDTYLAYGEFPQKNIDDDLLLPGGVADAHLACTDVDTDKIAEDVTRAWYEKGEARHPLSGETKPIAGEVSYNTDDKYSWIKAPRYAGKAAEVGPLARVLIAYAKGQDHVKKLVDHTLKTLGVGKEALFSTLGRTAARAIETAVISDAMEGWIETLKSNIASGNKKTYQPWTMPDKGQGCGLNDVPRGALGHWIDIEGGKIKNYQYVVPSTWNFGPSDAKNQKGPVERSLIGTPVADPSKPLEVLRTVHSFDPCIACAVHVIDPHTNQTYEVKVI comes from the coding sequence ATGGGTAAAAGAATTATTGTTGACCCCATTACCAGAATAGAGGGCCACCTTAGAATTGAGGTGGAAGTTGAAAACGGCAAGGTTGTTGACGCCTGGAGTTCCGGGCAGATGTTCAGGGGTATTGAAATTATGCTCAAGGGCCGGGATCCCAGGGATGCGCATCATTTTGTCCAGCGTTCCTGCGGCGTGTGCACCTATGTCCATGCACTTGCTTCCGTCCGTGCCGTGGAAAAGGCCTGCAACATACAAATTCCTGAAAATGCACGGATCATCCGGAACCTTTTGCACGGCACCCAGTTCCAACATGACCACATTGTTCATTTTTATCATCTGCATGCCCTGGACTGGGTGGATATTGTCAGTGCCCTGTCTGCGGATCCGGCCAAGACGGCAAAACTGTCTGAAAACGTGTCCGGCCGCCCCCAGAACTCCGCCTACTTCAGCGAAGTTCAGACCCGGCTGAAAACTTTTGTAAACAGCGGACAATTGGGCCCCTTTAACAATGCATACTGGGGACATTCAGCGTACAGCCTTCCGGCCGAAGCCAACCTTATGGCAGCGTCCCACTACATCGAGGGTCTTAAACTGCAGGCAAAAGCTGCGCGCATGCATGCCATTTTTGGCGGTAAAAACCCCCATCCCCAGTCCCTGGTGGTTGGCGGTATTACGTCCGTAAAAGATCTGACACCGGAAAGAATTGACGAATATACACAGATCTGGAAAGAGACCAAGGCGTTCATCGACGAAGTGTATATTCCCGACCTGCTGGCCGTTGCATCTTTTTACAAGGAGTGGGGTGCCATCGGCGGAAACAATGACACCTATCTTGCCTATGGCGAATTTCCCCAGAAAAATATTGATGATGATCTGCTGCTGCCCGGCGGTGTTGCCGATGCACACCTGGCATGTACGGATGTGGACACAGATAAAATTGCAGAAGATGTGACCCGGGCCTGGTATGAAAAAGGTGAGGCCAGACATCCTCTTTCCGGAGAAACCAAACCCATCGCCGGAGAGGTTTCCTATAATACCGACGATAAATACTCCTGGATCAAAGCGCCCAGATATGCGGGCAAAGCTGCGGAAGTCGGGCCTTTGGCCCGTGTTCTCATCGCCTATGCAAAGGGTCAGGACCACGTGAAAAAGCTGGTTGACCATACCCTGAAGACCCTTGGGGTGGGCAAGGAGGCCCTTTTCTCCACCCTGGGCAGGACAGCGGCCCGGGCCATTGAGACCGCTGTCATTTCAGATGCCATGGAAGGCTGGATCGAAACATTGAAATCCAATATCGCATCGGGCAATAAAAAAACCTACCAGCCCTGGACCATGCCGGACAAGGGCCAGGGCTGCGGCCTGAATGACGTACCCCGCGGTGCGCTTGGGCATTGGATCGATATTGAAGGCGGCAAAATTAAAAATTACCAGTACGTAGTGCCCTCCACCTGGAATTTTGGTCCCAGCGACGCCAAGAATCAGAAAGGGCCCGTGGAAAGATCTCTCATCGGCACGCCTGTGGCTGATCCTTCCAAACCCCTGGAGGTGCTGCGGACCGTCCACTCCTTTGATCCGTGCATTGCATGCGCGGTTCATGTGATTGATCCTCACACCAATCAGACCTACGAGGTAAAAGTTATTTAA
- a CDS encoding HyaD/HybD family hydrogenase maturation endopeptidase, whose amino-acid sequence MDINNITVLGVGNILYSDDGVGIRVVEKLGKEYEFSENVDIIDGGVLGVNLLGVISNAGRLIVVDTVLNHGRPGDLHRLDHDQIPNRILAKNSLHQVDLIEALTLCKALDHVPKPTIIGIEPKDLYTLNEHLTPEIEARLNDLVQNVLEEVARLGGSFQPRA is encoded by the coding sequence ATGGACATTAATAATATAACAGTGCTGGGCGTGGGCAATATTCTTTACTCAGATGACGGTGTCGGTATCCGGGTGGTGGAAAAGCTGGGAAAAGAGTACGAATTCTCTGAAAATGTAGATATCATAGACGGCGGTGTGCTTGGTGTGAATCTGCTGGGTGTGATATCCAATGCCGGGCGGCTTATTGTGGTGGATACCGTGCTGAATCACGGCCGACCCGGAGATCTGCACCGCCTTGACCACGATCAGATCCCCAACAGAATTCTGGCAAAAAATTCGTTGCACCAGGTGGATCTTATTGAGGCGTTAACCTTGTGCAAGGCCCTGGATCATGTGCCCAAGCCCACCATCATCGGCATTGAGCCCAAGGATCTTTACACTTTAAATGAACATCTGACCCCGGAAATTGAGGCCCGGCTGAATGACCTTGTCCAAAATGTTCTGGAAGAAGTAGCCCGCCTTGGCGGATCATTTCAGCCCAGGGCATAA
- a CDS encoding sulfite exporter TauE/SafE family protein, with product MKILPLLFKMPKYLGFWILADTAYVFFLSFFLDAIAPLSFSKFIFVHFLAIGVGAMVMFTGLGAGVLWIPVLTFLDVRPSEAVAISIFTQIAGKGTGSLTYFFNGMVDVKTAASFIPMALTGVTLGFLASFYISREYEQLLLCIFVLIAAYLLIRTIQSLKTPVPVIDSSPVTRSVNRFKSYPVVIVSSFFTGLLSIGNTDWLIPHMTVKLKMPTSRAVATSLLIMFATIMFYLFLVFVSVRQGYASWPHGTYLLYATCSGVIVGGQIGTRLIRIPWFERYQKHTFIVLLGLSIIHLLC from the coding sequence ATGAAAATATTGCCCCTGCTGTTCAAGATGCCAAAATACCTCGGCTTTTGGATACTGGCAGATACGGCATATGTTTTTTTTCTGTCCTTTTTTTTAGACGCCATAGCTCCATTGAGCTTTTCCAAATTTATTTTTGTCCATTTTCTGGCCATTGGTGTCGGCGCCATGGTGATGTTCACCGGACTGGGGGCCGGTGTCCTCTGGATACCGGTTTTGACTTTTCTGGATGTCAGGCCGTCTGAGGCTGTGGCCATTTCCATATTTACCCAGATTGCCGGCAAAGGCACAGGCTCGCTGACCTATTTTTTCAACGGTATGGTGGACGTAAAAACAGCTGCGTCGTTTATCCCCATGGCATTGACAGGTGTAACGCTGGGATTTTTAGCCAGCTTCTACATATCCAGGGAATACGAACAACTATTGCTGTGTATTTTTGTGCTCATTGCCGCGTATCTTCTGATCCGTACCATCCAGTCCCTGAAAACCCCGGTCCCTGTTATTGACTCATCCCCTGTCACCCGGTCTGTTAACCGTTTTAAAAGCTATCCTGTGGTCATTGTGTCGTCATTTTTCACCGGGCTGCTAAGCATCGGAAATACCGACTGGCTCATCCCCCATATGACTGTGAAACTCAAGATGCCCACCTCCCGGGCCGTAGCCACCAGCTTGCTCATTATGTTTGCCACCATTATGTTTTATCTTTTTCTGGTCTTCGTCAGTGTACGGCAAGGGTATGCGTCATGGCCCCATGGCACTTATCTGCTGTATGCAACCTGCAGCGGGGTTATTGTGGGGGGGCAGATCGGCACCCGTCTGATTCGCATTCCATGGTTTGAAAGATATCAGAAACATACGTTTATTGTGCTGCTGGGCCTATCCATTATTCATTTACTGTGCTGA
- a CDS encoding enoyl-CoA hydratase-related protein — translation MTYETIIAEILDDHVAGVTLNRAEAMNTFSSQMAEELYDALKEFDAARDVRVIIIKGAGRAFCAGIDVNELKGKTTNQYREWIEKMEAPLVLMSKMQTPVMSQVHGVAAANGMGLVAASDLAIAADNSKMGLTAINVGLNCVGPVVPVARCVGQKKALELLLYGDLIKAEEALSLGLINRVVPKEELADAALAWARDLARKSPVAVRIAKSAFYASRDMAYDAQFAYMNEAFARLCDTDDAKEGVAAFFEKRPPVWQEK, via the coding sequence ATGACATACGAAACCATTATTGCAGAAATCCTTGACGACCATGTGGCCGGTGTGACCCTGAACCGTGCCGAGGCGATGAACACCTTTTCCAGCCAGATGGCAGAGGAACTGTATGACGCGCTTAAGGAATTTGACGCCGCCCGTGATGTCAGGGTCATTATTATCAAAGGCGCAGGCAGGGCATTTTGCGCCGGTATTGATGTCAATGAGCTCAAAGGCAAAACAACAAACCAATACCGTGAATGGATTGAAAAAATGGAAGCCCCTCTGGTGCTGATGTCTAAAATGCAGACACCTGTGATGAGCCAGGTCCATGGGGTCGCGGCAGCCAACGGTATGGGGCTTGTGGCGGCATCTGATCTGGCCATTGCCGCCGATAACTCAAAAATGGGGCTCACCGCCATCAATGTGGGATTAAACTGCGTGGGGCCGGTGGTTCCTGTGGCCCGGTGTGTGGGACAAAAAAAGGCATTGGAACTGCTGCTTTACGGGGACCTGATCAAAGCGGAAGAAGCTTTGAGTTTAGGTCTTATCAACCGGGTGGTACCCAAGGAAGAGTTGGCTGACGCCGCCCTTGCCTGGGCCCGGGACCTGGCCAGAAAAAGTCCTGTGGCTGTAAGAATTGCCAAATCAGCTTTTTATGCGTCCCGGGACATGGCCTATGATGCCCAGTTCGCATACATGAACGAAGCCTTTGCCAGATTATGCGATACCGATGATGCCAAGGAAGGGGTGGCTGCTTTTTTTGAAAAGCGTCCGCCGGTATGGCAGGAGAAATAA